A window from Pseudomonas moraviensis encodes these proteins:
- a CDS encoding response regulator transcription factor yields the protein MIRVLVAEDHTIVREGIKQLIGLAKDLQVVGEASNGEQLLETLRSVPCEVVLLDISMPGVNGLEAIPRIRALNNPPAILVLSMHDEAQMAARALKVGAAGYATKDSDPALLLTAIRKVAAGGRYIDPELADRMVFEVGLTDTRPLHSLLSEREFSVFERLAQGANVNDIAQQLALSSKTISTHKARLMQKLNITSLAELVKYAMEHKLL from the coding sequence GTGATCCGTGTACTGGTAGCCGAAGACCACACCATCGTCCGCGAGGGCATCAAGCAATTGATCGGCCTGGCCAAGGATCTGCAAGTGGTGGGGGAGGCGAGCAATGGCGAGCAACTGCTGGAAACCCTGCGCAGCGTGCCGTGCGAAGTGGTGCTGCTGGACATCTCCATGCCCGGGGTCAATGGCCTGGAAGCGATCCCGCGCATCCGTGCGCTGAACAACCCGCCGGCGATTCTGGTGCTGTCGATGCACGACGAAGCGCAAATGGCTGCGCGCGCATTGAAGGTCGGCGCGGCCGGGTATGCGACCAAGGACAGCGATCCGGCGCTGCTGCTTACGGCGATCCGCAAGGTCGCGGCGGGTGGGCGCTACATTGACCCGGAACTGGCCGACCGCATGGTCTTCGAAGTCGGGCTGACCGACACGCGGCCGCTGCATTCGCTGTTGTCCGAACGCGAATTCTCGGTGTTCGAACGCCTGGCCCAGGGCGCCAACGTCAACGATATCGCCCAGCAACTGGCCCTGAGCAGCAAGACCATCAGCACCCACAAGGCGCGGCTGATGCAAAAGCTCAACATCACCTCGCTGGCGGAACTGGTGAAATACGCGATGGAACACAAACTCCTCTGA
- a CDS encoding PAS domain-containing sensor histidine kinase, whose amino-acid sequence MKRFCCLWVIGCLWFPLMGWAAPAPSAHAAQLTPEQQQWLAQHNELRVGLVLQAPYATYDRRLQRLSGANVELMKLLARTLGVELSWRNFQDLGQLESALREGEIDIAPGLSQTPGALRLWQFSDPYMRVPQLVVSDQKSSGAVDLEKLDSQTRVAVRMPSSTADYLRSNYPHLNLQGVPLERQALQLLLSQQASYAVVDEAQLGRLSVEPEFAELVVVGDIGLPQLLRVASRRDWPELAGIVQSALRAIPAKDLEQLHNQWLQPKYPRLAESPGFWQNLSLLFAAMLFSCVAIVVWQRRQQHSLEQRLLSAREDIALRAASEEALRLTQFSIDQSTVGILWVNWDSHVRYANRAAENMLGYPSGGLIERPLIDFEPGLHMDRWLNLWKRARASEEGPLSFETSCLRADGSVLPADVSLSFLRFRDSEYLVVYLTDVTDRRRALAALQESEARLQGIAANVPGLVFRLERAPVTGQIDFAYISEGSETLVGYAPAAIAHRDMGLRSLVHPDDKASYHRTQDQALDTDSDWSWQGRIVTRQGEQRWAEIKAITRQLEDGAYVWDGIVWDISESKRIELELAASREQLRELSAHLESVREEEKARIAREVHDELGQMLTVLKLETSMCELAYAQLDPGLNERLNSMKRLIAQLFQLVRDVATALRPPILDAGIASAIEWQARRFEARTQIPCLVQVPDNLPALSDAKAVGLFRILQEALTNVMRHAQAHTVELTLALAGDELCLTVSDDGVGFVTAEDRPTSFGLVGMRERVLIMGGRLELESEPGEGTSLKVWVPVSEV is encoded by the coding sequence ATGAAGCGATTTTGCTGCCTGTGGGTTATCGGCTGTTTGTGGTTTCCCTTGATGGGCTGGGCGGCGCCTGCGCCATCGGCCCATGCCGCGCAACTGACGCCAGAGCAGCAGCAATGGCTGGCGCAGCACAATGAGTTGCGCGTCGGCCTGGTCCTGCAGGCGCCCTACGCGACTTATGATCGGCGCCTGCAGCGCCTGTCCGGGGCCAATGTCGAGTTGATGAAACTGCTCGCCAGAACCCTGGGCGTGGAACTGAGCTGGCGCAATTTCCAGGACCTCGGGCAGTTGGAAAGCGCGTTGCGCGAGGGTGAGATCGATATCGCCCCAGGTCTGAGTCAAACGCCGGGCGCGCTGCGCCTCTGGCAATTTTCCGACCCGTACATGCGCGTGCCGCAGCTGGTGGTCAGCGACCAGAAAAGCAGCGGCGCAGTCGATCTGGAAAAACTCGACAGCCAGACTCGCGTCGCCGTGCGCATGCCGAGCAGCACCGCCGATTATCTGCGCAGCAACTATCCGCACCTGAATCTGCAAGGCGTGCCGTTGGAGCGTCAGGCGTTGCAGTTGCTGTTGAGTCAGCAGGCCTCCTACGCAGTGGTTGATGAAGCACAGTTGGGACGCCTTTCGGTGGAGCCGGAGTTCGCCGAACTGGTGGTGGTCGGCGATATCGGCCTGCCGCAATTGCTGCGCGTGGCGTCACGGCGGGATTGGCCGGAACTGGCCGGCATCGTCCAGAGCGCCTTGCGTGCGATTCCGGCCAAGGATCTGGAACAACTGCACAATCAGTGGCTGCAACCGAAATACCCACGGCTGGCCGAATCGCCGGGGTTCTGGCAGAACCTCAGCCTGTTGTTTGCCGCGATGCTGTTCAGTTGCGTGGCGATCGTGGTCTGGCAGCGACGCCAACAGCACAGCCTCGAACAGCGCCTGCTCAGCGCCCGCGAGGACATCGCGTTGCGCGCAGCCAGTGAAGAAGCGCTGCGGCTGACGCAGTTTTCCATCGACCAAAGCACCGTTGGCATTCTGTGGGTCAATTGGGACAGCCATGTGCGCTACGCCAACCGCGCAGCGGAAAACATGCTCGGTTATCCCTCGGGCGGGCTGATCGAGCGGCCGCTGATCGACTTCGAGCCCGGCCTGCACATGGACCGCTGGCTCAATCTGTGGAAGCGTGCGCGGGCCAGTGAAGAAGGGCCGCTGAGCTTCGAAACCAGTTGCCTGCGTGCCGACGGCAGCGTGTTGCCGGCGGATGTGTCCCTGAGTTTTCTGCGCTTTCGTGACAGTGAATATCTGGTGGTCTACCTCACCGACGTCACCGATCGGCGCCGCGCACTGGCCGCTTTGCAGGAAAGTGAAGCGCGCCTGCAAGGCATCGCCGCCAACGTCCCGGGCCTGGTGTTTCGGCTGGAACGGGCGCCGGTCACCGGGCAGATCGACTTTGCCTACATCAGCGAGGGCAGCGAGACGCTGGTCGGCTACGCGCCGGCGGCCATTGCTCACCGCGACATGGGCCTGCGCAGTCTGGTGCATCCCGACGACAAGGCCAGTTATCACCGCACCCAGGATCAGGCGCTGGACACCGACAGCGACTGGTCGTGGCAGGGCCGCATCGTCACGCGCCAGGGCGAGCAGCGCTGGGCCGAGATCAAGGCGATCACCCGACAACTGGAGGACGGCGCCTACGTGTGGGACGGCATCGTCTGGGACATCAGCGAAAGCAAACGCATCGAGCTGGAACTGGCGGCTTCGCGCGAGCAGTTGCGTGAATTGTCGGCGCACCTGGAGAGCGTGCGCGAAGAAGAGAAGGCGCGCATCGCCCGCGAAGTTCATGATGAGCTGGGGCAGATGCTCACCGTGCTGAAACTGGAGACATCGATGTGCGAACTGGCCTACGCGCAACTCGATCCGGGTCTGAACGAACGGCTCAACAGCATGAAGCGCCTGATCGCACAACTATTTCAGCTGGTGCGCGATGTGGCGACGGCGTTGCGCCCGCCGATCCTCGATGCCGGGATTGCCTCGGCGATCGAGTGGCAGGCGCGGCGCTTCGAGGCGCGCACGCAGATTCCGTGTCTGGTGCAGGTGCCGGACAACCTGCCGGCGCTCAGCGATGCCAAAGCGGTGGGGCTGTTCCGGATTTTGCAGGAGGCGCTGACCAACGTGATGCGTCATGCTCAGGCGCACACGGTGGAATTGACGCTGGCGCTTGCGGGCGATGAATTGTGTCTGACCGTCAGCGATGATGGCGTGGGATTTGTCACCGCTGAAGATCGGCCGACGTCGTTTGGCCTGGTCGGCATGCGTGAGCGGGTGCTGATCATGGGCGGGCGGCTGGAGCTGGAGAGCGAGCCGGGGGAGGGCACCAGTCTTAAGGTGTGGGTGCCGGTGAGTGAGGTCTGA
- a CDS encoding alpha/beta hydrolase family protein, with protein sequence MPSVYRLALPALCLSLILPCAFSVEAADPAPPATDKPAEEKPAERQPLLERSQEEAAALQRKLPAQEQQQLQAGSDTFLALWKPANSAEPKGAVIIVPGVGETADWPQAVGPLRRKLPDAGWSTLSITLPDLQGDAIAPRVIEPAAAPKAPETTSKDATTAQPIEQAAGGEAEVAEQVVAQTSEEQAKADAERVFGRIDAAIAYAEQQSARSIVVLGHGTGAYWAARFLSERQTPQVEKLVMVDAQAPAKALPPLAELTPTLKLPTADIFYMDKALDRNAALERMQASKRLKTSAFSQVALKVLPDKKAEQEQLVRRVRGWLNPQNTD encoded by the coding sequence ATGCCCTCTGTCTACCGCCTGGCACTGCCAGCATTGTGCCTGTCGCTGATCCTGCCCTGTGCGTTTTCCGTCGAAGCCGCCGACCCGGCGCCCCCCGCCACGGACAAGCCCGCCGAAGAAAAACCGGCCGAGCGCCAGCCACTGCTTGAGCGTAGTCAGGAAGAGGCGGCCGCACTGCAACGTAAACTGCCGGCGCAAGAGCAGCAACAGTTACAGGCTGGCAGCGACACCTTCCTCGCCCTGTGGAAACCGGCCAACAGCGCCGAGCCCAAAGGTGCGGTGATCATCGTTCCCGGTGTTGGCGAAACCGCTGACTGGCCGCAGGCCGTCGGCCCGTTGCGGCGCAAATTGCCGGACGCCGGTTGGAGCACCCTGAGCATCACCCTGCCCGATCTGCAAGGCGACGCCATCGCCCCACGCGTGATCGAACCGGCCGCGGCGCCGAAAGCCCCGGAAACCACGAGCAAAGACGCGACCACTGCGCAACCGATCGAACAAGCCGCTGGCGGTGAAGCGGAAGTTGCTGAACAGGTCGTGGCGCAAACCAGCGAAGAACAAGCCAAGGCCGATGCCGAACGCGTCTTCGGACGGATCGACGCAGCGATCGCCTACGCCGAACAGCAGAGCGCGCGCAGCATTGTCGTGCTCGGTCACGGCACCGGTGCCTACTGGGCGGCGCGTTTTCTCAGCGAGCGACAAACGCCTCAGGTGGAAAAACTGGTCATGGTTGACGCGCAAGCACCGGCCAAAGCCCTGCCGCCACTCGCCGAACTGACGCCGACGCTGAAGCTGCCGACGGCGGATATTTTCTATATGGACAAAGCCCTCGATCGCAACGCGGCGCTGGAGCGCATGCAGGCCAGCAAGCGCCTGAAGACCTCGGCGTTCAGCCAGGTCGCGTTGAAGGTGTTGCCGGACAAAAAGGCTGAGCAGGAACAGCTGGTTCGACGGGTGCGGGGCTGGTTGAATCCACAAAATACGGACTGA
- a CDS encoding TerB family tellurite resistance protein: protein MLWPGTLIGAGVGYAIASIPGAMLGALLGQALDRRLQLQSWGHLREKLGGRPMLRNDELLFVLLGRLAKSDGRVTDGHIQQARNEMRALEMSEPATRRAIAAFNRGKSGSDNLRGYLRRLSSQPHATEGVLRACWRMVWADGRAGVSERELLAQWGKWLGWTSQQVQALASDYEPGKRPIVSAAVSYQEAMKLLGVSASSEPAQIKRAYRRLLSRHHPDKIAGSGATPAQVREATERTRELHNAYTLIRERRDFR from the coding sequence ATGTTGTGGCCAGGGACTCTGATTGGAGCCGGAGTGGGGTACGCGATTGCCAGCATACCGGGGGCCATGCTTGGAGCGTTGTTGGGGCAGGCGCTGGATCGGCGCCTGCAGCTGCAGAGCTGGGGACACTTGCGGGAAAAGCTCGGCGGCCGGCCGATGCTGCGCAACGATGAGCTGCTGTTCGTCTTGCTCGGGCGTCTGGCCAAGAGCGACGGGCGCGTCACGGACGGGCATATCCAGCAGGCGCGCAATGAAATGCGCGCATTGGAGATGAGCGAGCCGGCGACACGGCGGGCCATTGCTGCGTTCAATCGTGGCAAGTCCGGCAGCGACAATCTGCGCGGTTATCTGCGCCGTCTGAGTTCGCAACCGCATGCGACCGAAGGTGTGTTGCGCGCCTGTTGGCGAATGGTCTGGGCCGATGGTCGCGCCGGTGTCAGCGAACGCGAGTTGCTGGCGCAGTGGGGCAAGTGGCTGGGCTGGACGTCGCAGCAGGTGCAAGCGCTGGCCAGCGATTACGAGCCGGGCAAGCGGCCGATTGTCAGTGCGGCGGTGAGTTATCAGGAGGCGATGAAGTTGCTTGGGGTGTCGGCGAGCAGCGAGCCGGCACAGATCAAGCGCGCTTACCGGCGATTGCTCAGTCGCCATCACCCGGACAAGATTGCCGGCAGCGGCGCGACGCCGGCCCAGGTGCGTGAGGCGACCGAGCGGACGCGGGAATTGCACAATGCCTATACGTTGATTCGGGAGCGGCGGGATTTTCGCTGA
- the murU gene encoding N-acetylmuramate alpha-1-phosphate uridylyltransferase MurU, which translates to MKAMILAAGKGERMRPLTLTTPKPLVRAGGLPLIEYHLRALAAAGFNDIVINHAWLGQQIEDHLGDGSRFGLSIQYSPEGEPLETGGGIFRALPLLGDDAFLVVNGDIWTDYDFSVLHQPINGLAHLVLADNPAHHPKGDFTLIDGKVQDGEPDAPTLTYSGIAVLHPQLFDGCSDGAFKLAPLLRKAMADGEVTGERLKGHWVDVGTHERLAEAEALIEASR; encoded by the coding sequence ATGAAGGCAATGATTCTGGCGGCGGGCAAAGGCGAACGCATGCGCCCCCTGACCCTGACCACGCCCAAACCGCTGGTGCGTGCCGGCGGTCTGCCGCTGATCGAGTATCACCTGCGCGCCCTCGCGGCCGCAGGCTTCAACGACATCGTCATCAACCACGCCTGGCTCGGTCAGCAGATCGAAGATCATCTGGGCGACGGGTCGCGTTTCGGCCTGAGTATTCAATACTCGCCGGAAGGTGAGCCGCTGGAAACCGGCGGCGGGATTTTCCGCGCGCTGCCGTTGCTCGGTGACGATGCGTTTCTGGTGGTCAACGGCGACATCTGGACCGATTACGACTTCAGCGTGCTGCACCAGCCGATCAATGGTTTGGCGCATCTGGTGCTGGCGGACAATCCGGCGCATCACCCGAAGGGCGATTTCACCCTGATCGACGGCAAAGTGCAGGACGGCGAGCCTGATGCACCTACTCTGACTTACAGCGGTATCGCCGTGCTTCATCCGCAGCTGTTCGACGGTTGCAGCGACGGTGCTTTCAAACTCGCGCCTTTGTTGCGCAAAGCCATGGCCGACGGCGAAGTCACGGGCGAGCGCCTGAAGGGCCATTGGGTGGATGTGGGTACCCATGAACGCTTGGCCGAAGCCGAAGCCCTGATAGAAGCGAGTCGCTGA
- a CDS encoding aminoglycoside phosphotransferase family protein → MPDQDVRLQHLKVWLDEQLAKLFAEQGWGTVPPATLTAASSDASFRRYFRWEGDGRSFVVMDAPPPQENCKPFVDIAFLLAKSGINVPKIYAEDLERGFLLLNDLGNKTYLDVIDGENADALFHDALQALLAFQQLPMVAPLPGYDVALLRRELELFPEWYVKHELGIEFDAAQQQQWQHISELLIDSALAQPKVLVHRDYMPRNLMLSEPNPGVLDFQDAVYGPVTYDVTCLFKDAFLSWPEERVRGWLKSYWQQASALDIPVQTDFEDFLRASDLMGVQRHLKVIGIFARICHRDGKPRYLADVPRFFSYIEAVIARRPELAELQALFSSLHAGATA, encoded by the coding sequence ATGCCTGACCAAGATGTACGCTTGCAACACCTGAAAGTTTGGCTCGATGAGCAGTTGGCGAAGCTGTTTGCCGAGCAGGGCTGGGGCACCGTGCCCCCGGCCACGTTGACCGCGGCCAGCAGCGACGCGAGTTTCCGTCGTTACTTCCGTTGGGAGGGCGACGGTCGCAGCTTCGTCGTGATGGACGCGCCGCCACCGCAGGAAAACTGCAAACCGTTCGTGGATATCGCCTTTTTGCTGGCGAAATCCGGAATAAATGTGCCGAAAATTTATGCCGAAGACCTCGAGCGCGGTTTTCTTTTGCTCAATGACCTGGGCAACAAGACCTATCTTGACGTGATCGATGGCGAAAATGCCGACGCGTTATTCCACGATGCCCTGCAAGCGCTGTTGGCTTTTCAACAGTTGCCGATGGTCGCACCGTTGCCCGGTTACGACGTCGCCCTGTTGCGGCGTGAACTGGAGTTGTTCCCCGAGTGGTACGTCAAGCATGAGCTGGGCATCGAGTTCGATGCGGCGCAGCAGCAACAGTGGCAGCACATCAGCGAGCTGCTGATCGACAGCGCGCTGGCGCAGCCGAAAGTGCTGGTGCACCGCGACTACATGCCACGCAACCTGATGCTCAGCGAGCCCAACCCCGGCGTGCTGGATTTTCAGGATGCGGTATACGGCCCGGTGACTTACGACGTTACTTGCCTGTTCAAGGACGCGTTCCTCAGCTGGCCTGAAGAACGTGTACGCGGCTGGCTGAAGAGTTATTGGCAGCAGGCCTCGGCGCTGGATATTCCGGTGCAGACGGATTTCGAAGATTTCCTGCGCGCCAGCGACCTGATGGGCGTGCAGCGTCACCTGAAAGTCATCGGCATCTTCGCGCGGATCTGCCATCGCGACGGCAAGCCGCGTTATCTGGCCGACGTGCCGCGTTTCTTCTCTTATATAGAAGCAGTGATCGCCCGCCGTCCCGAACTGGCGGAGCTGCAAGCGCTGTTCAGCAGCTTGCATGCTGGAGCGACGGCATGA
- a CDS encoding LPS-assembly protein LptD encodes MALKSPAFRKKFPLLVTGSLLAMQPLASQFVVAAEQYDCSVSATGGWDCAPKSPAAALPPRPVHDGSAVSAAGEPVADKGSDADTGAKTALVTEAKGRGLKSRSEDYSHLDWVPREKLTAAQLAETGPYCSGSYIEPIRPGMNDKTNKSDAPTFIGAKASRYEQDTQVASLAGDVIMRQGSMQVEADEANLYQAESRGELAGNVRIRDNGALIVGDHADVQLDTGEAKVDNAEYVMHKSRIRGNALYAKRAENAIIRLKDGTYTTCEPNSNAWQLKGNNITLNPATGFGTATNVTLRVKDIPILYTPYIYFPIDDRRQSGFLPPTIGSGSDTGFMLVTPYYFNLAPNYDATLYPRYMSKRGMLVEGEFRYLTKSSEGQFGASYLNDENDDRKRQSDYNETRYMYNWQHKGGLDSRVLTQVDYTKISDPYYFQDLETDQIGVKSSDFVNQQGLVSYRGDSYTATLNAQKYQLATVSNITPYGRLPQITFNGQLPYHPEGLDFDYQTELVRFDRDLRSGTFVQEDGITTEPRLDNNITGLARANGDRLNLKPGVSLPMSWTYGFLKPSLKYQYTQYQLDLDNTGKAQIDALSPANQKLYGKFDSNQNRGVPIASIDSGLYFDRNTSYFGKNYRQTLEPRLFYLYVPEVDQEDIPVFDTSETTFSYSSLFRDNRFTGADRVGDENKLSLGVTSRWIEDNGFERQRISVGQAYYFKNREVQLPGIDAKTREDSKSSVSPYALEYEYRWNRDWRATADYNWDPDSRSPRSGSAMFHYQPADNPNKVINAGYRYRNDQVRYDQNTGQWSVGGGDYGVPGQPGYVKDYYKIQQHDFSVIWPIVPQWNAISRWQYDYNRNRTLEAFGGFEYDNCCWKLRLINRYWVSYDEFSQEAPQNEKGDHGVFLQIVLKGLGGLTGAKVESFLDKGIQGYREREDQAF; translated from the coding sequence ATGGCATTGAAATCCCCCGCGTTTCGTAAAAAATTTCCGTTGTTGGTAACCGGCAGTCTGCTGGCTATGCAACCTCTGGCCAGTCAATTCGTTGTTGCCGCCGAGCAGTATGACTGCTCCGTCTCGGCTACGGGTGGCTGGGACTGTGCGCCCAAGTCGCCCGCCGCGGCATTGCCGCCGCGTCCGGTGCATGACGGCAGTGCCGTCAGCGCCGCCGGCGAGCCTGTGGCCGACAAGGGTTCCGACGCCGACACTGGCGCGAAAACCGCACTGGTCACCGAAGCCAAGGGCCGCGGCCTGAAATCCCGTAGCGAAGACTACAGTCACCTCGACTGGGTTCCGCGCGAGAAGCTCACCGCCGCCCAATTGGCCGAGACCGGTCCTTACTGCTCTGGTTCCTATATCGAACCGATTCGTCCTGGCATGAATGACAAGACGAATAAAAGTGATGCGCCGACCTTCATCGGTGCCAAAGCATCGCGTTACGAGCAGGACACCCAGGTCGCCAGCCTCGCCGGTGACGTGATCATGCGTCAGGGCAGCATGCAGGTCGAAGCCGACGAGGCCAACCTGTATCAGGCCGAGAGCCGTGGCGAACTGGCCGGCAACGTACGCATCCGCGACAACGGTGCGCTGATCGTCGGCGACCACGCCGATGTGCAGCTCGACACCGGTGAAGCCAAGGTCGACAACGCCGAGTACGTGATGCACAAATCGCGCATCCGCGGTAACGCGCTGTACGCCAAGCGTGCCGAGAACGCGATCATCCGCTTGAAGGACGGCACGTACACCACGTGCGAACCGAACAGCAACGCGTGGCAGCTCAAGGGCAACAACATCACCCTGAACCCGGCCACCGGTTTCGGTACCGCGACCAACGTGACCTTGCGCGTCAAAGACATTCCGATTCTGTACACGCCGTACATCTACTTCCCGATCGATGACCGCCGTCAGTCAGGCTTCCTGCCGCCGACCATCGGTTCGGGCAGCGACACCGGCTTCATGTTGGTCACGCCTTACTACTTCAACCTGGCGCCGAACTATGACGCCACGTTGTACCCGCGCTACATGAGCAAGCGCGGCATGCTGGTGGAAGGCGAATTCCGTTACCTGACCAAGTCGAGTGAAGGTCAGTTCGGGGCCTCGTACCTGAACGACGAGAACGACGATCGCAAACGCCAGTCCGACTACAACGAGACTCGCTACATGTACAACTGGCAGCACAAGGGCGGTCTCGACTCCCGCGTGCTGACCCAGGTCGATTACACCAAGATCAGTGACCCCTACTACTTCCAGGATCTGGAAACCGACCAGATTGGCGTTAAGAGCAGTGACTTTGTGAATCAACAAGGTCTGGTTTCTTACCGTGGTGATTCCTATACCGCCACGTTGAACGCTCAGAAGTATCAGTTGGCCACCGTTTCGAACATTACGCCTTACGGACGTCTGCCGCAGATCACCTTCAATGGTCAACTGCCCTATCATCCAGAAGGCCTCGATTTCGATTATCAGACCGAGCTGGTGCGTTTCGACCGCGACCTGAGAAGCGGCACCTTTGTCCAGGAAGACGGCATTACCACCGAGCCGCGTCTGGACAACAACATCACCGGCCTGGCTCGTGCCAATGGCGATCGCTTGAATCTGAAGCCGGGCGTCAGCCTGCCGATGAGCTGGACATATGGCTTCCTGAAGCCATCGCTGAAATATCAGTACACCCAATATCAGCTTGATCTGGACAACACCGGTAAAGCGCAGATCGATGCGCTGTCGCCAGCAAACCAGAAGCTCTACGGCAAGTTCGACAGCAACCAGAATCGTGGCGTACCGATCGCCAGCATTGATAGCGGCCTCTACTTCGACCGAAATACTTCGTACTTCGGCAAGAACTATCGCCAGACTCTGGAACCACGCCTGTTCTACCTGTACGTCCCTGAGGTCGATCAGGAAGATATTCCGGTGTTCGATACCAGCGAAACGACGTTCAGCTACTCCTCGCTGTTCCGTGACAACCGCTTTACCGGCGCCGACCGTGTCGGGGACGAAAACAAGCTGTCGCTGGGCGTAACCAGCCGCTGGATCGAAGACAATGGTTTCGAGCGTCAGCGCATCAGCGTAGGCCAGGCTTATTACTTCAAGAATCGCGAAGTGCAGTTGCCTGGTATCGATGCGAAAACCCGTGAAGATTCCAAATCCAGTGTCTCGCCGTACGCGCTTGAATACGAGTACCGCTGGAACCGCGACTGGCGCGCCACAGCCGACTACAACTGGGACCCGGACAGCCGCAGCCCGCGCTCCGGCAGTGCGATGTTCCACTACCAGCCAGCAGACAACCCGAACAAGGTCATCAATGCCGGCTATCGCTATCGTAATGATCAGGTTCGTTACGACCAGAACACCGGTCAGTGGTCGGTGGGCGGTGGTGACTACGGCGTTCCCGGGCAGCCTGGCTACGTGAAGGATTACTACAAGATCCAGCAGCATGACTTCTCCGTCATCTGGCCGATCGTTCCACAGTGGAACGCCATCAGCCGCTGGCAGTACGACTACAACCGCAATCGCACCCTGGAAGCCTTCGGTGGTTTCGAATACGACAACTGCTGCTGGAAACTGCGCCTGATCAATCGTTACTGGGTTTCCTATGACGAGTTCAGCCAGGAAGCTCCGCAAAACGAAAAAGGCGACCATGGCGTCTTCCTCCAAATTGTTCTGAAGGGGCTCGGCGGCCTGACTGGCGCCAAGGTAGAGAGCTTCCTCGACAAAGGCATTCAAGGTTATCGTGAACGTGAAGACCAAGCTTTCTGA
- the surA gene encoding peptidylprolyl isomerase SurA → MNVKTKLSDCLRPLLLGALFLGTAANAAVQSIDKVVAIVDNDVVMQSQLDQRVHEVQQTIAKRGGGLPPPGVLDQQVLERLIVENLQLQIGERSGIRITDEELNQAVGTIAQRNNMTVDQFRAALARDGLNYEDARDQIKREMIISRVRQRRVAERIQVSEQEVKNFLASDLGKMQLSEELHLANILIPTPESANSDAIQSAARQAMEVYQQLKQGADFGQMAVAKSGSDNALEGGDMGWRKAAQLPPPFDRQLSSMAVGDITQPARTPGGFIILKLLGKRGGEAQMRDEVHVRHILVKPSPIRDEAKTKALVQSLYDRISAGEDFAELAKNYSEDPGSALNGGDLNWIDPNVLVPEFREVMASTPQGQLSKPFQTQYGWHVLEVLGRRATDSTEQAREQQAMTVLRNRKYDEELQTWLRQIRDEAYVEIKLPGADQAAQ, encoded by the coding sequence GTGAACGTGAAGACCAAGCTTTCTGATTGTCTGCGCCCGCTGCTGCTGGGCGCGCTGTTCCTGGGTACGGCGGCCAACGCCGCCGTGCAGTCCATCGATAAAGTGGTAGCGATTGTCGACAACGACGTGGTCATGCAGAGCCAACTGGACCAGCGCGTTCACGAAGTTCAGCAGACCATCGCCAAGCGCGGGGGCGGCCTGCCGCCTCCGGGCGTGCTCGATCAGCAAGTGCTCGAGCGCCTGATCGTCGAAAACCTGCAATTGCAGATCGGCGAACGTTCCGGTATCCGCATCACTGACGAAGAACTCAACCAGGCCGTCGGCACCATCGCCCAGCGCAACAACATGACTGTTGATCAGTTCCGCGCTGCGCTGGCTCGTGATGGCCTGAACTATGAAGACGCCCGTGATCAGATCAAACGCGAAATGATCATCAGCCGTGTGCGTCAGCGACGCGTGGCAGAACGCATTCAGGTTTCGGAGCAGGAAGTGAAGAACTTCCTCGCCTCCGACCTGGGCAAAATGCAGCTGTCCGAAGAACTGCACCTGGCCAACATCCTGATCCCGACCCCGGAAAGCGCCAACTCTGATGCCATTCAGAGCGCTGCGCGCCAGGCGATGGAGGTTTACCAGCAGCTCAAGCAAGGCGCTGACTTCGGTCAGATGGCCGTGGCCAAGTCGGGCAGCGACAACGCGCTGGAAGGCGGCGACATGGGCTGGCGTAAAGCCGCGCAACTGCCACCGCCGTTCGATCGTCAACTGAGCAGCATGGCCGTCGGCGACATCACCCAACCTGCACGCACCCCGGGCGGTTTCATCATTCTGAAGCTGCTGGGCAAGCGTGGCGGCGAAGCGCAGATGCGCGACGAAGTGCATGTGCGGCACATCCTGGTCAAGCCAAGCCCGATCCGCGACGAGGCCAAGACCAAGGCACTGGTGCAATCGTTGTATGACCGCATCAGCGCCGGCGAAGACTTTGCCGAGCTGGCAAAAAACTACTCGGAAGATCCGGGTTCCGCGCTCAATGGCGGCGACCTGAACTGGATCGACCCGAACGTACTCGTACCGGAATTCCGCGAAGTGATGGCCTCGACTCCACAAGGCCAGCTGTCCAAGCCATTCCAGACCCAATACGGCTGGCACGTGCTGGAAGTCCTTGGCCGTCGCGCCACCGACAGCACCGAGCAGGCCCGTGAGCAGCAAGCCATGACCGTACTGCGTAACCGCAAATACGACGAAGAGCTGCAAACCTGGCTGCGTCAGATCCGTGACGAAGCGTACGTAGAGATCAAACTCCCTGGTGCAGACCAGGCAGCGCAGTGA